In Candidatus Dormiibacterota bacterium, the genomic stretch GCTTGCGACCGTCTCGAAAACGGAGCCGTCGGCTTCCAGCCGTAACGGTATGCCGATACCGCCGATGCGCCACGGAGCCGCACCGTCGAGCAGCATCGATGCAACCGCAAGCAGCTTTCGCTCGTCCGAGAGTTCGCGGCGAGAGAAGATCGATTCGTCGAGGTATTTCGTGAGAAAACTCGTGGTCGTATCGCCGTCGCGGAAGCCCTGGTTACGAGCGATCCATAGCAGCAGCGGCACGTTCGCGCGGACGCCGTCGATCGTGAAATCTTCAAGCGCGCGCTCCAACCGCGCGATCGCATGGGCGCGATCGCTGCCGAACACGATGAGCTTCGCGAGCATCGGGTCGTAGTAAACGCCGACTTCGCTCCCGGTGCCCACGCCGGAATCGACGCGGATCCCCGGGCCCTGCGGCGGTGCCCATCGTTCGATCGTACCGATCGAGGGCAGCATGTGATTGGCGGGGTCTTCGGCGTAGATGCGCGTTTCGATCGCCCACCCGCGCGGGCGAACGTCGTCTTGCGAGAGCGTCAGCCGCTCTCCGTTTGCAATCCGCAGTTGCCACTGCACCAAATCGATGCCGTATACGAGTTCGGTAACCGGATGCTCCACCTGGAGCCGCGTGTTCATCTCCAGGAAGTAGAAGCGTCCGTCGCTATCGAGCATGAACTCGACGGTTCCGGCGTTGACGTACTCCACCGAGCGTGCGGCGCGCACGGCGGCCTCGCCCATCCGCACTCGCAATTCGGGCGTCATCGCGACCGACGGCGCCTCTTCGACGATTTTTTGATGGCGCCGTTGGATCGAGCACTCGCGCTCGCCGATGTGAATGATGTTGCCGTGCGTATCACCCAGCACCTGGAACTCGATGTGTCGCGGATCGCGCAGGTAGCGTTCCAGCAACACCGCGTCGTCGCCGAACGCGGCGAGCGCTTCGCGCTTGGCGGCACTAAGCGCTTCGTCGAAATGCGCGAGCGATTCAACCACGCGCATGCCGCGCCCGCCGCCGCCGGCGCTGGCTTTGATCAACAGCGGAAAGCCGACCTCTTCCGCCTGCGTGCGCAGCTGCGCGAGCGACTGATCGTCGCCTTCGTAGCCGGGGACGACCGGCACGTTGAAATCGCGCACCCGGCGCTTCGCATCGATCTTGCTGCCCATCGCCGCCATTGCTTCGGGCGATGGCCCCACGAACGTCAGCCCCGCCTGGCGAACGGCTGCGGCAAAGGAGGCGCGCTCGGAGAGAAATCCATAGCCCGGATGGACGGCATCGGCATGCATGCCGACCGCCGCCGCGATGACCGCATCGACATCGAGATACGATTCCGCCGCCGGAGCCGGCCCGACGCACCGCGCGTCGTCCATGAACTCGA encodes the following:
- a CDS encoding acetyl-CoA carboxylase biotin carboxylase subunit; protein product: MIRRLLIANRGEIAVRVARAAREMDIVPLGIYSQADEHAYHLEFMDDARCVGPAPAAESYLDVDAVIAAAVGMHADAVHPGYGFLSERASFAAAVRQAGLTFVGPSPEAMAAMGSKIDAKRRVRDFNVPVVPGYEGDDQSLAQLRTQAEEVGFPLLIKASAGGGGRGMRVVESLAHFDEALSAAKREALAAFGDDAVLLERYLRDPRHIEFQVLGDTHGNIIHIGERECSIQRRHQKIVEEAPSVAMTPELRVRMGEAAVRAARSVEYVNAGTVEFMLDSDGRFYFLEMNTRLQVEHPVTELVYGIDLVQWQLRIANGERLTLSQDDVRPRGWAIETRIYAEDPANHMLPSIGTIERWAPPQGPGIRVDSGVGTGSEVGVYYDPMLAKLIVFGSDRAHAIARLERALEDFTIDGVRANVPLLLWIARNQGFRDGDTTTSFLTKYLDESIFSRRELSDERKLLAVASMLLDGAAPWRIGGIGIPLRLEADGSVFETVASATAQPDAWQLEGDLTGRLVARRHGERIEASLGELHARGESARGAQRFAAPPSADASTSAGAVAGAGSVVAPMPGKIVKIAVREGDAVASRSLLIVLEAMKMEHRIESAGDATVKTVLVREGDIVSGGAPLVQLD